From Solanum lycopersicum chromosome 4, SLM_r2.1:
GAATTTTGGTGTTGGAGCTGTATCTCATGTGAGGTCTTTATCTCAATCGAGTATTTTCTCGAATAGTTGTTTGCCCCCATTGAGTCCTTTTCCTCCTAGTGAGCCGGGGATGGTGTCGGGTCATTCTATCTTGAAGGATATATCCATGGAGGAAGTAGATGTGAATTCTCAAGGTGTAGGAGTTGTGTCTTCGTTTACGAGGGATGGTCTTCCTCCTCGGAAGGGGCATCGTCGATCTAATAGTGATGTTCCATTGGGATTCTCGGCTATGATTCAGTCTTCACCTCAGTTGATGCCTATAAGTGGTCAGAAGGTTTTAGGGAGAGCAGTGAGTCTTGGGGATAGCAATGGAAAGATTGATGAGAGGAAATCAAAGGGAGAGGTTACAGATGAGTTGTTGTTTTCCTACATGAATTTGGAAAATATAGAGACATTGAACGGTTCTGGCACGGAGGACAGAGATAAGGATAGCATTGTCAGTGGGACAAAGGTAAGCGGTTCTGAGAGCAGCAATAATGAAGCAGAAAGTGTTATGAAAGGGAATACTGTTAGTATCCAACCAACAAATTTAAGGGAAGGAACCAAGAGGAGCGCTGATGCGAATATTGCTCCTGCTGCACGTCACTTTAGGAGTCTTTCCATGGATAGTGCTATTGGAAATTTTCACTATGGCG
This genomic window contains:
- the vsf-1 gene encoding transcription factor VSF-1 (The RefSeq protein has 8 substitutions compared to this genomic sequence) gives rise to the protein MAQSNSKPPMSSQNFGVGAVSHVRSLSQSSIFSNSCLPPLSPFPPSEPGMVSGHSSLKDISMEEADVNSQGVGVVSSFTRDGLPPRKGHRRSNSDVPLGFSAMIQSSPQLMPISGQKVLGRAVSLGDSNGKIDERKPKGEVTDELLFSYMNLENIETLNGSGTKDRDKDSIVSGTKVTGSESSNNEAESVMKGNNVSIQPTNLREGTKRSADANIAPAARHFRSLSMDSAIGNFHYGDESPNLPTSLMMRSGQLSPSNSGNESSSKHNLDFGNSEFSEAEMKKIMADERLAEIAVLDPKRAKRILANRLSAARSKERKTRYISELEHKVQKLQTETTTLSTQVTILQKNFVEISSLNSELKFRIQAMEQQAQLRDALHEALTAEVQRLKLAAGEHREEGRLPNNMTQQTPVKHNIFQMQRQQPSQMQQLSVGKASAASATPASA